The Quercus lobata isolate SW786 chromosome 9, ValleyOak3.0 Primary Assembly, whole genome shotgun sequence region ATAGACTGAAATGGGCATCAAAATTGCATTCATAAcattaaaatgaaacttttcTAAAAGGTACATATTATATAAATGACttacttatttaaaaagaaaaaatatatatactaaatatGTTACATTtagtattaatattaataatagttCATCTTTCACATATATTTTATGCTCCTTTCTAACTATCTGCCATTAGTCTTATCAAAATAATTGGTATGGAACAGacaataaagaacaaaaattaatgctaaggcaaatataaatttttgctAGATTTTGCTAGTAAATCAttactttcaaaaaattaaaaataataattcaaaggTTTATgtattatgttttctttttaagaaaatatactataaaaaaatgcaattatgtttactttttaagaaaatatactataaaaaatgcaattatctatgaatatatgatttaaattgtAAGTCATTTtattatgtcaaattttttttttttttttatagttatacAGTGTTATTatgatttgtttctttaaaaaaaatgttatttatgaCTATAACTTATTTTAGAATGAATGCAATGTCTATTGGATAgtttatatcaataattttcAAATGGCATCTTACATTGTATTATTAATGTCATTTCCTATTTAAAAGCATTTCATACATTTATGCTAAATATTCctctttttttagttattattatgctaactattttaatttaaatataattatgctctcttttaaactcattttataatttttcccGTGCATTGCATGGATTTAGCAAcgagttattattattattattattattattattattttatcaatgtCTTTCGTTTACTAGCCTTTAATTTTTCCTTCATTAAATATGCTTCCCCCCTACCCCACCCCCTTAAATGTGCACCACCGAGTCCTGGtccaatcattttttttttttttaaacttcagTTACACGACCGAATTTTTACAGCTATCCTAACGTGCAGTACAATCAAAACCCTTCCTTCAggttctcccaaaaaaaaaaaaaaaaaaacacttcctCCGTAAAAAATGACTTCtttctttccacttttttttctttttttggttaaagtgCACCACCACTCCTAAAATGGCTCTCtattgattttttctttactctttcttttttaatataccatattttttgttgctattataaaattattgtaaaaatattgtggagttaatatttattttattattattatttttccatatGAAGGTTGAGAGCTTACTAGGGGTTAGAAAGGGATACAGTATACAAAGGGAcacaaactttttctttttgctgaataaagGGAGACAAACTTAGTATAGGGGAAATCATGCATTTCAATCATGTGAGTTAAGGTTAATTAACTCATACCAGTTCAACTATTTCGAACTCATTAAATTGGAGACTATTGTTTAGAGTAGATGTTATACTAGTACTAATATAATCAATTGTTAAACAATATcccaaataattttataaaaatttgtgacTGCTTAATCATTTCTCATTATGTGATTTAAAGCCAGTTCATACAATACATAGAATCTCTTACCTAAATAATTTGCCCTAAACTCACGAAATCTTACAAAAGCAAATCAAGCAATtcaattgattctcaaaaataaaattaaaaatcaaacaattcaattgtttttgtttttatttttttggttatctgAATTTCGAGAGTACAGCCATCAcattttgtaaagaattgaACTTGAAGAAACTAACCTCTGTACTCCCACAAAATTTCTCTTCAATTAAAGGGtggtttgtttcttttttccaaaatgcTTTCATTAGTTTGCTCCATGTTGTACTAGCCACGTGGCTTTTTAGAATACAATTTAATGTTAACCTTTCCCATGTCtgtctctatttctttttcccaacataaatcttcttcttctcaattaTTTGGGAACATAAAGGCTATGTTATTGACTCAGTCAATAAATATGTGAGAACTGTAGGTTGCGTTTCCTAACTTGGAGGTTACACAAATCATTGACATGGATAACCTGAAGATGTTGTGGCACAATCATCAACTCGTACCAAATTCCTTTCGCAAACAAGTAAAGTTGGGTGGATGTaaaaatctaattaacattTTTCCGCCTAATATGTTGAGAAGACTCCAGAATCTTGAACAATTGGATATATGGAATTGCAATTCTGTAGAAGAGGTATTTGAAATTAGAGGGGCAAATGTCAATGAAATTTGTGATACAGTATCAACTCAGTTGAGATTCCTGTGGTTATTCAATCTTCCGAAGCTTAAGCATGTATGGAGTTTGGATCTCGAAGCAATTTTGACATTTCAAAATCTACATACTGTTGAAGTTTTTCAATGTAAAATTCTGAAAAGTCTTTTTCCGGTCTCAGTGGCCAAGAGTCTTGAACAAATTGAGAGTCTAACAATACACGATTGTGGATTGGAGGAAATTGTTGCCCTGGAAGAAGGAGTGGAAACAACAATTAAGTTTGTGTTCCCACGAATAACCTCTCTAGTTCTTGAATCGCTGCCTGAACTCAAGTATTTTTATCCAGGAAAACACACTTTAGTGTGGCCATCGTTGAAAAGGTTGAGGATAAAGAATTGTGACAAAGTGAAGATTATTGCTTCGAATGAGTTAAGCTTCCAAGAAAGAGATGAGTTGGGGCATCATGTTCAGATTCAGGGGCCCCTCTTTCCAATTGAAAAGGTATGGATTTGTACTTGTCTCTTTGTTAACATGTATATGACACTAGCTAGTGtaattatcataaaataatcaaaaaactaaatttaataacaatttCTTAATACTAAAATGGCTAGTGGGACTACATATAAATAGTTAGATTAGGTTAtctataaaaaacttaaaaaaaaaaaaaaaaaaaaaaaaaaaaaaaaaaaaaaaaagcctagtAGGATTAGGAGCCCAGTTTCCAGCTGTACCGTAGCTGTGTTGAAGCTATACGAAGTAACAAGTAAATGTTCAGAATAAGAAATTAGAGACATTGGATAGGTTCATGACTACCTTAACGATATTTTTCAGATTTCTTTTTAGGAAAATGAAGGACATAATTGAGATATCCAACTAACTAAAACCTTATATGAAATCATCTTCTTTAAAACTAATTAGGGTatcatttttgtgtttgataatTTATATAGAGAAGCCTTTCATTTTACTAGTCAATggataattttcaaattaattatggTTGGTAGGTCGGATTCcatattattgtttaattttctaaaattttatttgagtttgGTTCTAAAATAATTTCAGAATTTTAAGTTTGACTAATATGTTTTGCTGATCTCGTgatagtttcaaattttttgtttcagtTTATTAAAAAAGTTGTTAACGCATATGAATTAGGGAAAAATTTTGAGGGGTATCTCGACCGATTCTAACCATAATTTTGCATATGATTTGTCACATGTTGGGTTTAGACCACTGTCAGATATGATTATTAATCACATTTAAGGCCAATTTGattattagatttattatgaatagcccttaaaaataagataaacaTCAATAGCATGAAtagagtggaaaaaaaaaaaaaaaaccatatgatATTATGATCAAGGAAAAAACCTATAAAACAAACTAATTACATAGGAAAAAATTTGGAGGACTTGACCTTATCAATCCCGAGGTGAACAGGTCCACTATTAAATAAATGTTTACAGACTTGATAACTCTATTCTTTGTAAACTTAACTATAGTTATCAAACTAAGTTCTAAGATCCACAGACATCTTTGACAGCAGTACGCTGCAATGTGAACCTCTAATCCTCAAATGCAATATTCCCTTAAAGATTAGACTCCGCATCTTTGATGACTAATTTATAGCAACATCAGATTCATCGATTTTGATTGTATGAGAATGAACACTAGTAGCAACTTTGGAAGCAGTTGGCACCAGTGGCggctctaggatttttttttttctatggggTTCATTAAGAAGATGAATCTTGAGTAGGAGAAGAATCTTGCGGTCTACATGGTTtccttattacaaatttgttcaTAGTACTAGCAAGGTTATAAaagataaactataagttcatttggtatattgtttcttaatataatgAACATATTAATTATAGAAGGAAGTTGGAAGGGGGGAGTAAGAGccgggttcaagtctctagaaaGAAGcttaacacacatatatactcaGATTAGACTAGAATAGGATTTCAATCttagattaaaaatataaaaatacaataaacatattaattattgttgttaagtgaactctaattattattgcttataatatttttatctaTTAGTTTATATGTTTACCCTTtacaattcttttatttaacaattcaactcaactttGACAACTATTGGTCTTTGTAATTATATTAAGAAAACTTTTGTTGTGTTAACTTTTGCTTTTGTCTTCACTCAATCACTCCCTTGTCCTATGCCTCTTGTctaatgtttttatatttaattttttagaatcacTCCTTATCTAATtgtttaattgtcttttagtatTAACATTCGCTAATCACTGATGAATTGACTAGCCCAAGCCTCAGTCCGCAttaaacaaacaacaaattaaaaacacattcaAAATTAGCTATTCCATTCACAAGTCAATTTTTTCTCCTCTCGCTAGGAGCATTCCTTCTCGTCTAGGGTGAGCTACCATTCTTCACCACGTTTTTTCCTCgtggtttttctttcttcctcccttttctttcttctacaCCTCACTATTCTTTGAAGTTACTAGACCAAGGGGTTGAAACCTT contains the following coding sequences:
- the LOC115961848 gene encoding uncharacterized protein LOC115961848 yields the protein MDNLKMLWHNHQLVPNSFRKQVKLGGCKNLINIFPPNMLRRLQNLEQLDIWNCNSVEEVFEIRGANVNEICDTVSTQLRFLWLFNLPKLKHVWSLDLEAILTFQNLHTVEVFQCKILKSLFPVSVAKSLEQIESLTIHDCGLEEIVALEEGVETTIKFVFPRITSLVLESLPELKYFYPGKHTLVWPSLKRLRIKNCDKVKIIASNELSFQERDELGHHVQIQGPLFPIEKTYDRLKARFSCKLEVLGLYSKDRSTAFPWVFVQGLYNLKELDFVNFFLEKICPCGIGDNEGQYAEMFERLTTLHLSC